A genomic region of Pseudomonas abietaniphila contains the following coding sequences:
- a CDS encoding ABC transporter substrate-binding protein: MTAQHTLFRSTRKLAVAGLAAMSLLASIARADEISVTQWGTSLYGLPYAVAMEDGLFKKAGVDITGILGSGGGGTTVRNILASDTPYGEVAVAAALAAQRQGLDLVIVNIGTRSVAESSVVTLKGSPLKDIAGLDGKKVAITSPKGVSEMLLLMSLKAKGIDADKVTRVASGGYVNGLTLLDQKAVDAAVLIEPLSILRKDQYATLYKSGDLLPPMTTSVGITTREFAKAHPDKLKAIIEGRRMGVKAIYDNPQHAADILAKGFKLEPAVAKEAVDNMIAPHMWSEGDFNLVEMERMADGLRLNGELKGDVDWAAIMDKSYLPTDLQH; encoded by the coding sequence ATGACCGCACAGCACACCCTGTTCCGCTCAACCAGAAAGCTCGCCGTCGCCGGCCTGGCGGCGATGTCGCTGCTGGCCTCGATTGCCCGCGCCGATGAAATCTCCGTGACCCAGTGGGGCACAAGCCTCTATGGCCTGCCGTATGCCGTGGCGATGGAGGACGGGTTGTTCAAGAAAGCCGGTGTCGACATTACCGGCATCCTGGGTTCGGGCGGTGGCGGAACGACCGTGCGCAATATTCTGGCAAGCGACACACCGTACGGAGAAGTGGCGGTGGCCGCTGCCCTGGCCGCTCAACGGCAAGGTCTGGACCTGGTTATCGTCAACATCGGCACCCGGTCGGTGGCTGAATCGTCGGTGGTGACCCTCAAGGGCTCCCCGCTCAAAGACATTGCCGGGCTGGACGGGAAGAAGGTCGCGATCACCTCGCCCAAAGGCGTGTCGGAAATGCTGCTGCTGATGTCGCTGAAAGCCAAGGGCATCGACGCAGACAAGGTCACCCGAGTGGCCTCCGGCGGCTACGTGAACGGTCTGACACTGCTGGATCAAAAAGCCGTCGATGCCGCCGTGCTCATCGAACCGCTGTCGATCCTGCGCAAGGACCAATACGCCACGCTCTATAAATCCGGCGACCTGCTGCCCCCCATGACCACCTCGGTCGGCATCACCACGCGCGAGTTTGCCAAGGCGCACCCGGACAAATTGAAAGCCATCATCGAAGGGCGCCGAATGGGCGTCAAAGCCATCTACGACAACCCACAACACGCGGCCGACATCCTCGCCAAAGGCTTCAAACTTGAGCCGGCGGTGGCCAAAGAAGCCGTGGACAACATGATTGCGCCCCATATGTGGAGCGAAGGCGATTTCAACCTTGTGGAGATGGAACGCATGGCCGACGGCCTGCGGCTCAACGGTGAGTTGAAGGGTGACGTGGACTGGGCGGCCATCATGGACAAGTCGTATTTACCGACCGACTTGCAGCATTGA
- a CDS encoding GNAT family N-acetyltransferase, whose product MAYNESIETRFSDEIKALSGDYWLEEMRDGTPMLIRELADRDRERDLVFFEGLGADTPHFRFLATFSELEDTHDQLMDVSLPNRMAYIALAFEGNELKEVGKARYGAFDGDAHCEFAVAVSEQWQRKGVASALMQHVMDTAKRQGFKKISSMDASNNQHMDLLAKSLGFTCRNNDEHGSKIFHEYVLQ is encoded by the coding sequence ATGGCTTACAATGAGAGCATTGAGACAAGGTTCAGTGATGAGATCAAAGCACTCAGCGGGGATTACTGGCTCGAAGAAATGCGGGATGGAACGCCGATGTTAATCCGAGAGCTGGCGGATCGTGACCGTGAACGGGACCTTGTATTCTTCGAAGGGCTCGGCGCGGACACGCCGCATTTTCGGTTTTTGGCCACGTTCAGCGAGCTTGAAGACACCCACGACCAATTAATGGATGTGAGCTTACCCAACCGCATGGCGTACATCGCCCTTGCGTTTGAAGGCAACGAGCTCAAAGAGGTCGGCAAGGCGCGTTACGGTGCTTTCGATGGGGATGCGCATTGCGAGTTCGCGGTGGCGGTTTCCGAACAATGGCAGCGCAAAGGAGTTGCTTCTGCGCTCATGCAGCATGTGATGGACACCGCCAAACGGCAGGGTTTTAAAAAAATCTCGTCGATGGATGCGTCCAACAATCAGCACATGGATCTGTTGGCGAAAAGCCTTGGCTTTACCTGTCGCAATAACGATGAGCACGGTTCGAAAATTTTTCACGAATACGTTCTGCAGTAA